A genomic region of Lycorma delicatula isolate Av1 chromosome 4, ASM4794821v1, whole genome shotgun sequence contains the following coding sequences:
- the LOC142324155 gene encoding presenilin-associated rhomboid-like protein, mitochondrial, with translation MAIIGYVCTAYPDTEMSLIFLPFVHFKAHHAIKAIMTLDAAGILFKWQFFDRAAHLGGAIVGIGWYYYGNYYIWQNRKYVVQAWHDFRSSFD, from the exons ATGGCCATCATTGGTTATGTTTGTACTGCCTACCCAGATACTGAGATGTCactaatatttttaccatttgtaCATTTTAAAGCTCATCAT gctaTAAAAGCAATAATGACATTGGATGCTGCTGGTATTTTATTTAAGTGGCAATTTTTCGACCGTGCAGCACATCTTGGTGGTGCCATAGTAGGAat AGGATGGTATTATtatggaaattattacatttggCAGAACCGTAAATATGTTGTTCAAGCATGGCATGATTTTAGGTCATCTTTTGACtga